One Brassica napus cultivar Da-Ae chromosome A5, Da-Ae, whole genome shotgun sequence DNA window includes the following coding sequences:
- the LOC106454952 gene encoding uncharacterized protein LOC106454952 — translation MVTLKLEICIEFVKLTVDLVAAMAESIEVAFRHRPPPQVPYSAGVNGRRGHYSTVPIPLVGFL, via the coding sequence ATGGTGACTCTAAAGCTTGAGATTTGCATCGAGTTTGTGAAACTAACCGTTGATCTCGTCGCCGCCATGGCAGAATCAATCGAAGTAGCTTTCCGTCACCGTCCTCCGCCGCAGGTTCCATATTCAGCGGGGGTGAACGGTCGGCGGGGTCATTACTCCACCGTTCCCATTCCTCTCGTAGGCTTTCTGTAA